A window of Nomascus leucogenys isolate Asia chromosome X, Asia_NLE_v1, whole genome shotgun sequence contains these coding sequences:
- the GEMIN8 gene encoding gem-associated protein 8 isoform X1, whose translation MAAVKASTSKATRPWYSHPVYARYWQHYHQAMAWMQSHHNAYRKAVESCFSLPWYFPPALLPQSSYNNEAAYPQSFYDHHVAWQDYPCSSSHFRRSGQHSHYSSRIQASTREEQALTKEEEMETESDAEVECDLSNMEITEELRQYFAETERHREERRRQQQLDAERLNSYVNADHDLYCNTRRSVEAPTERPGERRQAEMKRLYGDSAAKIQAMEAAVQLSFDKHCDRKQPKYWPVIPLKF comes from the exons ATGGCAGCAGTgaag GCATCAACATCGAAAGCTACCAGGCCTTGGTATTCTCATCCGGTATATGCAAGATACTGGCAACATTATCATCAAGCAATGGCTTGGATGCAAAGCCATCACAATGCCTACAGGAAGGCTGTGGAATCCTGTTTCAGTCTTCCATGGTACTTCCCTCCTGCACTTCTTCCCCAAAGCTCTTACAATAACGAGGCTGCGTATCCTCAGTCCTTCTATGACCATCATGTGGCCTGGCAGGACTACCCCTGCAGTTCTTCACATTTCAGAAGATCTGGGCAGCATTCACATTACAGCAGTAGGATCCAGGCATCCACAAGAGAAGAGCAAGCTTTGACCAAAGAGGAAGAGATGGAGACCGAGTCAGATGCAGAGGTAGAATGTGACCTGAGCAATATGGAAATCACCGAAGAGCTCCGCCAGTACTTTGCAGAGACCGAGAGGCATAGAGAAGAACGAC GGCGGCAGCAGCAGCTGGATGCAGAGCGCCTGAACAGCTATGTGAACGCTGACCACGACCTGTACTGCAACACCCGCCGGTCGGTAGAAGCCCCAACTGAGAGGCCTGGTGAGCGGCGCCAGGCCGAGATGAAGCGTTTGTACGGGGACAGTGCTGCCAAGATCCAAGCcatggaggctgcagtgcagctgAGCTTTGACAAGCACTGTGACCGAAAGCAGCCCAAGTACTGGCCGGTCATCCCCCTGAAGTTCTGA
- the GEMIN8 gene encoding gem-associated protein 8 isoform X2, which translates to MTSTLFFSFLLWWLRTDNEWSLYSPGLSWVVAIMPLCSLERAAGFVELWIPAFPDIANLFSFSSTSPLEKSYCSVPEGLGHKRVGDIPREFRHPFGLSQSEMAAVKASTSKATRPWYSHPVYARYWQHYHQAMAWMQSHHNAYRKAVESCFSLPWYFPPALLPQSSYNNEAAYPQSFYDHHVAWQDYPCSSSHFRRSGQHSHYSSRIQASTREEQALTKEEEMETESDAEVECDLSNMEITEELRQYFAETERHREERRRQQQLDAERLNSYVNADHDLYCNTRRSVEAPTERPGERRQAEMKRLYGDSAAKIQAMEAAVQLSFDKHCDRKQPKYWPVIPLKF; encoded by the exons ATGACCTCAAccctgtttttttccttccttctttggtGGTTGAGGACAGACAATGAATGGTCTCTGTACTcgcctgggctcagctgggtggtggCCATTATGCCATTGTGCTCACTGGAGAGGGCTGCCGGGTTTGTAGAGCTGTGGATCCCGGCCTTCCCTGACATTGCCAATCTCTTTTCTTTCAGCTCCACCAGCCCATTGGAGAAAAGTTACTGTTCAGTCCCTGAAGGCTTGGGCCATAAAAGAGTGGGAGACATTCCCAGGGAA TTTCGGCACCCATTTGGACTTTCACAATCAGAGATGGCAGCAGTgaag GCATCAACATCGAAAGCTACCAGGCCTTGGTATTCTCATCCGGTATATGCAAGATACTGGCAACATTATCATCAAGCAATGGCTTGGATGCAAAGCCATCACAATGCCTACAGGAAGGCTGTGGAATCCTGTTTCAGTCTTCCATGGTACTTCCCTCCTGCACTTCTTCCCCAAAGCTCTTACAATAACGAGGCTGCGTATCCTCAGTCCTTCTATGACCATCATGTGGCCTGGCAGGACTACCCCTGCAGTTCTTCACATTTCAGAAGATCTGGGCAGCATTCACATTACAGCAGTAGGATCCAGGCATCCACAAGAGAAGAGCAAGCTTTGACCAAAGAGGAAGAGATGGAGACCGAGTCAGATGCAGAGGTAGAATGTGACCTGAGCAATATGGAAATCACCGAAGAGCTCCGCCAGTACTTTGCAGAGACCGAGAGGCATAGAGAAGAACGAC GGCGGCAGCAGCAGCTGGATGCAGAGCGCCTGAACAGCTATGTGAACGCTGACCACGACCTGTACTGCAACACCCGCCGGTCGGTAGAAGCCCCAACTGAGAGGCCTGGTGAGCGGCGCCAGGCCGAGATGAAGCGTTTGTACGGGGACAGTGCTGCCAAGATCCAAGCcatggaggctgcagtgcagctgAGCTTTGACAAGCACTGTGACCGAAAGCAGCCCAAGTACTGGCCGGTCATCCCCCTGAAGTTCTGA